The segment AAAAAATTCATCGGATATATTTCCGGCATCATCTGCAGTTTTCACCGAGAAATCTTCACCGACCTGAATAGCACCGGATTTTCCCGAAAGGACTACGATGTTCGGTCTGGCGATCACACTGCCAAGTTCGTAAGATTCAATTACTTTTAGAAGAGCGTTAATATCAATCCTGATATCACCACTTTCTATTCGTGTACCTCCGGAAGCTGTGATCATATCAGATGCCACTTGACTTCCACCTTTAAAACCCACAGAAGCTTCTACCGAGCCGTTGATTAAGGTTGACCAATCAATGCCAACTGAATTGAGAAATGAACGGTCAACTTTGAAAAATACCGAACTAATTCGCACCTGTTTTGTATGCAACAACTTCGTGAACTCATCTTCTTCTATTCCCTCCTCTTCTTCGGCAATTTTTAACACATACGCAGAGGGAAGTTCTTCAATCGTGAGATTGTGAAATTTTGCAATCAATTGCAAAGCGGCTTTCCAATTTAAATTGTTTATCGGCAAATTTATGGGATCGGTTATCGGGGTAAGATTTATTATTTTCTTTCTTTCGTGTTGCTCTGCCATTGTTTCCAAAATGCTAATCGTTTGAGGAAAAGTTGTGCTTTTCAGGATGGTTACCGTGCCATCGGAAAATGTTCTGGGTTCAGATTGAACTGCATAAATATTTGTAATGAAGAAAATAAATAAAATTAACCACAAGAATTTTTTCATGATTATTCCTTATAAAGTTTGAGTATTTTTGTTTTATTGATACCAATTTTGTTGATGTTAAAAATTGCTTGATTGTTCACCACATCAATCTTCTCAAGATAACCAAAAGCAACACCGTCCCCCGGAGAAAGAGTTACAATCAATCCATTTGATGTCTCGACAAATATTTTGTCCTCCGCAATTCCAATCATTGAGACATTTTCAATATCAACCATTTGTTTTTCCAACTCTGTTTTACTCGGAGGATGAATTTGGGGAAGAAATGGATTTTTCCCTAACGAAGCAAAATTATTACTATAAAAAGGAATCTCCGTTAGTTTGGTTCCCCCCGCCATATAATGGGCTTTGAATATTATCTGATAATCAATTGTATCGGAATAGGTCTTTGATGGGGCAGTGAGATTGACTGATTCGATGGTCATCAGCAAAGGCTGTGTTTCAATTTGGTTGATGAATTTGTAAACCGATTGCACTTTTGCATCACCCGAAATTTCATAAGTATTATACGATGTCGTGTCATTGCTTCCTGAATTAATAATATCAAAATCGAACATAAGATCAGGGCAATAATAATCGCAAATTTTCAATAAATATTTATATGTACCGATCGGATTGTTTTTGTCCGGAATTAATTTATTATTATTTAGAACTCTTTCTTTCATTGACTTGAGTTCTTTTATAAGATCATCTTGGCTTCCAAGATTGGGATTTGAATTCTTTATTTTTTCCAATTGATCTACTTTTTCTTTATTGATCAATTGAATTTTGCTCAATTCTTTCCCGACTGAGCCATTGATTATTAAGCCGACAATTATAACGATAATCGCCAGAATTGCTAATACAATTGTATTTCTTAGTGTATGTGACATAATTATAGCCCCAACTTTTTTATCTTCATTTTAGCAATTTTGGACAATCGGCTTTGGGGAAATTCGTTTATCAATTTATCCCAGGTTTGCACTGCTTGTGCTTTTTTTTCTTGCGTCAAATAGCAATTACCCAGCATCATAAGGGCGTCTGTTTTTTTATTATTGTTTTGCAACTGTGAAACTTCTCTAAAAATTTCTATGGCTTTCTTCACTTCATTTTGCTGATACAAACATTCTGCCATAAGGTAATGAGCCGAATCGGAGAATTTGCTGTTCGGATTCTTTTTTATGAATGCTTTCAATCCTGAATAAGCAGGGGCAAAATCACGCGAAAGGTAAAGCCGAACTAATTGATTGTACGTTTTGTCAACCGTTTTTTTACTTTTGCTTACCGAAGGAGGTTTGGTAACAGATCGGTTCGGAGTCAAATATATTGAATCAGGATAATTGAAAGTCATCAAATAGCTCCAGATAGTCATATCCTGCATGTCAATATGTTTAATATTTCCAATCTGGCAATTGGGAAACATTTTTGAGAATTCTATAATATTTTTTCTGTTTGTAGTGAATCCACCTATCTTAAAATTCCCTTTTGCTCCCTGAATTCGGGCAATCCAACTTAAACCATATCTAGTGAAATAGTTACTCAATGTGGGCAGTATATAGTGCCAGCTATTCCGTATTGTTTTTACCTGATCAATTACTTTCAGGTTTTCGCTAAGAGCATTTAGTTCTGCTTCAATTTTGTTATACCGGGCTATTTGGTCACGGAATTTTATTAGTTTGGCATTCAAAATATGTGAATTAGATTTTTTTTTTGAAATTTGCTGCCGTATGTTCATATTTTTTATGGTCCCTGATAAAGTAAAAAAGAAAATTGCTGCTAACACTATAAAGCCATGCCAACTTAATCTGAAATGCTTTTGGCTTTCAATAACTTTTTTGGGGAGTAGGTTGATGGTATAAAAATTTTCGTTTTTCGGCTCTAAACTTCTCCATGCAAGTGAAATTGGAATGATGTATCGGGCGATTTTTTCCGGAGTAATATTCTCATCATTTGGCAAAATATGTTCCTTAAAATTTTTAAGTTCCAATCTATGCACATGTGATTCCGCCCCGCAGTTTTCCTGTAAATATTCAATATCCTGATCGGATACACGCTCACCTGCAATTAGAATATTTTGGGTTGCCGGAATATCCGAACTATCCTGCTCCAAAAGGATTTTTGAAAATATGGGTTGAAGTATATTACCGGTTTGGGTCTCGGGAACGATTATGGAAAAATTTTTTACATGCTTATCTTCCTGAAATATCATCCCTATTTTGAATTCTTGACCAATATAAAGGAAAGTGGTATATTCCTTCTCATTTAATTCCAGATTATTACGTATGAAATTCAAGAGCGATATTTCATTTGGTTCGATGTGGTTAAAAATAAATTGTTTCTTTGAAATTATCGGATTTATATCTTTGACAGCTGATAATAAATCGAATCTTCCCTTATGCAAATAGGAACGAATTTGATTATCTTCTCCCCTTATATGATCAATAGAGAACTGCTTTTTCTTTCTTTCTTCTTTTGTGAGAAGCTCTTTTTGCAATCGTTTATTAATAGATCTTTTTGCAAAATCAGGAGGAAATTCCTGAGTTACTATTTGTTCATCATTTGCATTTAAAGCGAAAATTGATTTATTAAGCTGGAAATTTAGAAGAAGCTTCTGCAAATCGTTTTTGCCCGACAATACCTCTTCTTCATTAATCTCTTGAATACTGTCGGTTTCTTCAATTTCGGTCAATTCAGGTATTTTTATTTCTTCGTCCTCAAATTCTGCCAATTCTTCAGTCATCTCCTCTGGAAGTTCATCCGATTCATATTCTTCAACCCTTTTATAATAAAAAGGATAGGATAATTGTGTTTCATCCAACCGAATAATTTTTATCCCGTCTTTGGTACGGGTTAGCTGTGCTACCTTTACATTTAATCCGTCTTTAAATATACCTATCGTATTTTTTATTGCCATAATTAATACTTTAGTAGTTGAAGCATAAGTTTTTTGTTGTTAGAATAATCCATTGCAATTTTGGATGAAATCTTGCCTTTTTTTACAAGTCTAAATAAATCTTGTTGCAAGGTAAACATGCCATGTTTTTTCCCTTCGGAGAGCATTTGAAATATCTCAGAAATATTATTATTTTTAATTGCCGCTTTAACGGAATTGGTAACTGAAAGAATCTCTTTTGCCATTGTCAATTTACCATCGAGAGTTGGAATCAATTTTTGAGAAATTACAAGTTTAAGTGTATCCGCTAATCTAAAGCGGATTCTGGTTTGTTCTTTAGGAGGGAATTCAGCAATAATTCTGTGAATACTTTCCACAGAAGAGCTCGTATGAAGCGTGCTAAACACTTTATGACCACTATCGGTTACTTCCAAAACAGTTGCGATAGTTTCCGCATCGCGCATTTCACCCACCACAACAATATCCGGGTCCTGCCGCAACGCCTGAATCGTTCCTTCCCGAAACGATAATACATCTGTGCCAACTTCACGGTGCCGAATAATACATTTTTTGGATTTATGGATATATTCGATCGGGTTGCTAATAATAACGATGTGAGCCTTATTGGTCTCGTTATTCATATTTACAATCGAATCAAGAGTAGTGCTTTTGCCGGAGCCGGTAATACCCGTAATTAAAATCAAACCGGATTTTTCATTTGTAAGATTTAAGCGTTTTATGATCATTTCAGGAAATTCTAAAGAACTTATCGGAAAGAGTTCTTGATTTATTCTTCTGAAGTTCGCAACTAATAAATTTGATTCAAAATAAACATCACCTCGGAAGCGTGACATTTTTTCATCTCCGGGAAACTGTAACCCAACCGAAAAATCAATATTCTTTTTCTCATATAAAATTTTCTTTTGTTGTTCGGATAGAATGCTCAATAACAGGCAAGTAATCTCATCATCGCTAAACTGGGGCAAATCGTAATTCGGAGATTTTATCCCGTGGATTCTAAACCAGATTTTAGAATCGGAGTTTGAACCGCCAATGTCAATATCAGAGGCGTTTAAAAGCCTCATTTTTTCCAAAAGAACTTTTATCTTTTCACCCGATTCTTCAATCCACGATTTTTCTTTAGATAAAATATTATCAATCAAACGTATCCGCTCCCCACCACGCATAAACTCCGTTAGGTTTTTTTCAATCTCTTTTATAAATGTTAGCTGCATTTGAACCTCTTTTTCTATTTGGATCCGCAACAACACATCTTCTCTGATAGAGAAAATTTTAATTGTGGAAAAAAATTTCCAGCCGACGATTAATCTTCATATTGAATTGCCATTACATAACTATACTATATCATTCTAAAAATTTGTTGATCCGGTAGCTAATTTGTGAAGAATATTTCTTTGTAAAGCTTTTCGCCATTTAAAATAAAGACTGCTTGATATATTTATCATAAATCGTTTCGATAATCTCTCATTTTTATAAACAAAATAATTTAAAATTTTATTCCGACTTAATCTGCTTATTTTTACAACGGTGTCGGCTCTTAATTTTGCGAAGACCGAACTGGAAAATAGAAAATTTTCTTCACCCCACACGTCGTTTTTGTGAAGATAGTCAACAGAAATATTTTCTAACCAAACTGATATCTTACCCTCCTCCACAATAAGAATTGATGCTTCATCCTTTGTTCTAACCGGTATCATTTCGCCCTGTTCATATCTTTGAATTTTTCCTAATGCCAAAAATTCTTTTTTATCAATCGTTGAAAAACCATTCAGCATAAGTGCTATCCCATTTAAGTTAAATGTGGAAGCTGGTTTTACACTCGTACCGGATGATTTGGATGAAAGACCAAACTCTAAACCGCTTTTCACAGATTCCAGCAATTCAGCAGCCTGAATCGGTTTCGCCAAGTATTTATATGCTCCGGCTTGCACAATGCCAACTGCATCCTCTACTGAGGAATGTCCGGTAAGGATTATCACTATTGCCGCTGGTTGAATGCGTAAAATATTTTTTAATAAATCCAAACCATCCATTCTTGGCATCGTCAAGTCCACAATATACAGATCAAATTTCCGAAATTCAATTTTTTGCATAGCGTTTTTCCCGTCAACTGCCAAGCTGACTTTAAAGCCTGCATCTTCCAGAAATTCCTTACAAAGTTCACGAATGCTTCTTTCATCATCTACAACTAATATATTTTTTTTCATTATTCATCCCCCGATTCATAACTGTGTTTGTTTTTCGCTTTTGCTTTTATTATAAATTCATTATCCTTTAATTTGTTAATCCGTTTTAATAAATATTTTATCCTGTTAATTGATTCTGCAATATGATTTGATGTCTCTGATAACCGTTCATCCTCGTATTTATTGGCGGCAAGTTCTATATTATGCATACTTAAGGAAACAACCGTGAGGGGAGTGTTGATATCATGATCCAAATTTGATATTGGAATACACAAATCAATGAGAGTTTTCATTTTGGCAATGTCCTTTTGAAATGATTCTATTGTATTATTTGATTTTAATATTTTGCTACTTTCCTGTTTAAGTTGCAATGCTTTTTTACGCACAGTTATTATCAATTCATTTATAAATGTCTTCATAAAACCGGTAAGAACAGCTATACTCACAAACAAACCCGTATAAGAAATAATAAATACTGTAAGTTCAGCCGTATTTGAATTTATCAAAATATTTGGGGTAATTGGCTGAAGCCATCCGAATTTATATAAAAGGATCAGGAAAAGCAAACTCATACTTCCAATTAACGCAGAGATAAAACCACCCAATGATTTTACAGTCAAACTTGCAGTTATAACCGGGAGTAAATATATCCAGATAAAAACACTTGCTATTCCTCCGGTAATATGAACAACAATAGTAGCAAAAATGATCTCGAAAATTATTTGTAATGCATTTATCAGAGAATTTGTTATGGTAATATGTAAATAGAATAAAATGTTCAAGCCAGTAATTCCAAAGAAAGTTGTAATGAGAATTAATGTTTCTATCCTTTCAAATCCCGCAACTTGAATTATAGCGATTGCAAAAAGGATTACAACTATAAACCAGCGTACAATCATCCACAATTGAGAAACTTCTTTATGAAAATTAGTAGTTTTGTCTTCGTTCATAAAATTACCTTGTTGTTATCTCTTTTAAAATATTTATTCACTCCACTCCAAAATTTCATAATTAACCGAAACAGGTAAATTGTTAAAGGCATCTTCTATACTATCGGCATCAAATGAAATAGTGGCATGAGCACCTGCACTTGTATCACCGACTACAAAAATCGAGCCACTGATATTAGAATGAGCACCAATGGTTAAGGTTCCAAAAACAATTAATATCCCATTAAATTCAACTTGAGCAGTACTGGTTAAATCTCCATTAACGATAAGAATTCCATTGCCCGTCCACTGACTTTGAATTTTTAAATTACCGTCCATCCATGTTAAGCTATCCGGCATGGGTTCATTATTTGCGGGGTATGAAATAAAACTATTATTAGATTGAGCTTCTGCTATCACTTCTTCTTGTGTCATCCCCAAAATCTCTTCGAAATTAAAAGTGCTATCTTCCACAACCGAACCATCAATTAATGCGTGAGCCTTAACCTCAATAGAACCACCGGATACAATAGCTGCCGTAATATTAGAAAGTCCACTATCATCTAAGGAAAAAACTATTTTTGTAGAGGAAGAGTGCTTGTAGGTTGTACCTGCCACAGTACATTTAACATAAGAATATATGCCAATCGAACCATTGGGTTCATTTTTATAAACAATACTGTCAACCGAACCATCTTCTAAAACCAAAATCTCAAAATCATTAATCGAACCTTTAGTTGAGTCCACAAACACAACATTTCCATTTAATAATTGTTTAATCCCATATGCAAGTGCAAAATTTCCCAGTTTTTGTCCTATTATACCAGCTTGTTTTTGGGATACTATATTAGGTATTTCTTGCATACGATCCCCAGTTGTCACAAACATAATTCCAAAGATGACAATTAAAGATAAAAGGACAATGAAAACAAGTTTACCCATCTTATATCCTATTTTTGATTAAATAAATTGATAACGGATTCATTCTACTCCAAATTTATTATTTGAAACTGTCTGAAATTATTTAACACAACGATAGAACCACCTTGGACCAGTGATGTATCCTTTACTACCTCAACATGAGCTTTTAGTTCTGATTCATTTGTGGATAATATAGCTATCGCTCCATTTATGTTACTCCAAGCTGTTGTTTCGAAATTTCCATAAACTATAAGTATGCCATCAAACTGAGCATGAGCCGACATCTTGAAATCACCATCTACAATTAATATTCCAGAGCCGGTCCAATACGAACTTGGATGAAAATCACCGTCCATCCAAGTTAGAGTCGTTCCAATAGCTTGGTGGTTGCCCGGATTTACAAAGTATGAATAATCATCCATAGCTAAACTCTTCAAGTCTGCTTTGGATACACCAAATATATCTTGCAGGGTTAGAGATTGATTTTCCAAAATACCGCCTGTAATAGATGCTTTTGCTTTTTGTTTTATTGTCCCATTGGTAACAATAGCTTTATCAAGGTTAGCTGTTGCACCAGAGGAGGTGATTTTTAGATTAGCGCTTCGTTTCTGATGGTTTTGATTTCCAGCCACTGTGTAAGACACTTTGCAAATTACCTGAACAGTATCCAGAGAGGAATTCATATTATAGATTATACTGTCAATAGAACCAGCTCCATTAAGTATTGCAAAATTATTATAGCCATAGTTAATAGTTGTATCGGGTGATAGATCAACTTTATTATCAATCAGATTCCTTATGGCAAAAGTTAAAGCAAAATTGGCTAATTTTGTTCCAAGTATTTCTGCTTGTTTTTTTGATAATAACTCAGGAATTTCTGTGGATCGGTTTCCGATAGATACCATAATTGCTCCAAAGATTACTATAAGTGACATAACTACAATTAATACTAATTTACCCATAATATCTCACTTTCTTTTTCCCAAAATTTACTAACAGAACTTGTTATTTTCATCTTCATATATAAAGATTTTTAAAATATCTCCATATAATTATTTTATTATTTACATTCACCAGACTAGATGTTGTCGGAATGGCGGGACTTGTAAATTCAGCAGTCATTTTTACAGAGCGTATTGAATCCACGGTCGTGGTTACCGTTTCCGAGCGATCATAAAATATAAAATCGAGAGAGTCTTTAAGCGAGAAAGGACCTAATTCCAAAACAGAATTACGATAAACACTCAAGGGGTAACCCCAAACATCAGCAGATTCTTGAATAATTTTGATTGTATCTGTTAAATTAGTTACCGGATTTTTTGTTAAAAACTCGAAGCTATTACTACTTGTTGCAACAATTGGTGAAGAAGAGGTAACTCCCAAACCAACCTTAGACAGATAAAGTGAATCAATAGCAGAAGAAACATCTTCGCTAATTTGCATAAGGGTTATTAGAGAATTTAAATTATTACCATTTGCTTGCATCATATACAATGTAGTGATCATAGATACAAGCAAGATTCCTCCAATTGCAACCGCGCCGATAGCATCCAATAGACTACCCATGATTTAAAACTCCATCTCTGTTATTAATAAACTTAACGGATCGGTGCTTGTACCAATGTAAATTGTATCATTGGAAGTCGGTATAGCCCACATACTGATGTCAAATCTTTGGTAAGAACTGGTTGGGGTTACATCATTCCCTATGGAATCGCAATAATTGGCTTGAATATTATGATGAAAAACGATACCATTTATTAATGTAGTATCCGATAAATTAGAATAAATTGAATTCATCTCAGAAAAAGTATAAATTTCGCCTAAGGTTTCTGCTTCTATCTTTTGAAAATACTTATCGGCTAATTTCAATCCTTGAAAAATGAAAGATTCTTGATAAGCAAGTTCTACCATATTAAACATATTGTTATATGTAGAAATAAAAATTGTGGAAAATAATATCGTTGCTAAAAGCACCAGTAACATCTGAGTTCCGCTCATGTTTTAATCCTCCGAAGTTGCATATTGAACTTCAGAAATGCTTGTAAGTCCATGCCTGATTCTGTCTAAACCGGATTCGAGCAA is part of the Candidatus Cloacimonadota bacterium genome and harbors:
- a CDS encoding tetratricopeptide repeat protein, with product MAIKNTIGIFKDGLNVKVAQLTRTKDGIKIIRLDETQLSYPFYYKRVEEYESDELPEEMTEELAEFEDEEIKIPELTEIEETDSIQEINEEEVLSGKNDLQKLLLNFQLNKSIFALNANDEQIVTQEFPPDFAKRSINKRLQKELLTKEERKKKQFSIDHIRGEDNQIRSYLHKGRFDLLSAVKDINPIISKKQFIFNHIEPNEISLLNFIRNNLELNEKEYTTFLYIGQEFKIGMIFQEDKHVKNFSIIVPETQTGNILQPIFSKILLEQDSSDIPATQNILIAGERVSDQDIEYLQENCGAESHVHRLELKNFKEHILPNDENITPEKIARYIIPISLAWRSLEPKNENFYTINLLPKKVIESQKHFRLSWHGFIVLAAIFFFTLSGTIKNMNIRQQISKKKSNSHILNAKLIKFRDQIARYNKIEAELNALSENLKVIDQVKTIRNSWHYILPTLSNYFTRYGLSWIARIQGAKGNFKIGGFTTNRKNIIEFSKMFPNCQIGNIKHIDMQDMTIWSYLMTFNYPDSIYLTPNRSVTKPPSVSKSKKTVDKTYNQLVRLYLSRDFAPAYSGLKAFIKKNPNSKFSDSAHYLMAECLYQQNEVKKAIEIFREVSQLQNNNKKTDALMMLGNCYLTQEKKAQAVQTWDKLINEFPQSRLSKIAKMKIKKLGL
- a CDS encoding ATPase, T2SS/T4P/T4SS family, with amino-acid sequence MQLTFIKEIEKNLTEFMRGGERIRLIDNILSKEKSWIEESGEKIKVLLEKMRLLNASDIDIGGSNSDSKIWFRIHGIKSPNYDLPQFSDDEITCLLLSILSEQQKKILYEKKNIDFSVGLQFPGDEKMSRFRGDVYFESNLLVANFRRINQELFPISSLEFPEMIIKRLNLTNEKSGLILITGITGSGKSTTLDSIVNMNNETNKAHIVIISNPIEYIHKSKKCIIRHREVGTDVLSFREGTIQALRQDPDIVVVGEMRDAETIATVLEVTDSGHKVFSTLHTSSSVESIHRIIAEFPPKEQTRIRFRLADTLKLVISQKLIPTLDGKLTMAKEILSVTNSVKAAIKNNNISEIFQMLSEGKKHGMFTLQQDLFRLVKKGKISSKIAMDYSNNKKLMLQLLKY
- a CDS encoding response regulator, whose translation is MKKNILVVDDERSIRELCKEFLEDAGFKVSLAVDGKNAMQKIEFRKFDLYIVDLTMPRMDGLDLLKNILRIQPAAIVIILTGHSSVEDAVGIVQAGAYKYLAKPIQAAELLESVKSGLEFGLSSKSSGTSVKPASTFNLNGIALMLNGFSTIDKKEFLALGKIQRYEQGEMIPVRTKDEASILIVEEGKISVWLENISVDYLHKNDVWGEENFLFSSSVFAKLRADTVVKISRLSRNKILNYFVYKNERLSKRFMINISSSLYFKWRKALQRNILHKLATGSTNF
- a CDS encoding histidine kinase; this encodes MNEDKTTNFHKEVSQLWMIVRWFIVVILFAIAIIQVAGFERIETLILITTFFGITGLNILFYLHITITNSLINALQIIFEIIFATIVVHITGGIASVFIWIYLLPVITASLTVKSLGGFISALIGSMSLLFLILLYKFGWLQPITPNILINSNTAELTVFIISYTGLFVSIAVLTGFMKTFINELIITVRKKALQLKQESSKILKSNNTIESFQKDIAKMKTLIDLCIPISNLDHDINTPLTVVSLSMHNIELAANKYEDERLSETSNHIAESINRIKYLLKRINKLKDNEFIIKAKAKNKHSYESGDE